A stretch of Linepithema humile isolate Giens D197 chromosome 3, Lhum_UNIL_v1.0, whole genome shotgun sequence DNA encodes these proteins:
- the LOC105677867 gene encoding ubiquitin domain-containing protein UBFD1-like isoform X2 yields MMCIYTAQNDNDSRCNSSPSPELVSNLKSIENSATNTKELTEEHDGNINKLQDTAATTLQEPSMENINFTVIYNKQKISVNFALDSTVAELKMYLQKIISVPQAMQKVMFKGLAKDDQTLRNLGVTKGAKVMIVGSKLDDVLAVSIPTKQDLIDEAVSSVSKESLSQQKVHRKVLDKGIPEDVMPGILDSKEPLPEFPLAGMLNKSGGKVRLTFKLEQDQLWIGTKERTDKIPMNSIKGIHSEPIHDHPEYHIMAIQLGTTEASRYWIYWVPAQYISAIKDAILGKWCYF; encoded by the exons atgatgtgtattt aTACTGCACAAAATGACAATGATAGTCGTTGCAATTCGTCACCTTCTCCGGAACTCGTATCGAATCtgaaatctattgaaaattCAGCAACAAATACAAAGGAATTAACAGAAGAGCACGATGGAAACATTAACAAATTGCAAGATACAGCTGCGACTACCTTGCAAGAACCATCtatggaaaatataaattttacagtgATTTACAACAAACAGAAAATTAGTGTGAATTTTGCTTTAGACAGCACAGTAGCTGAGCTAAAGatgtatttacaaaaaattatctcaGTACCACAAGCAATGCAGAAAGTTATGTTTAAAGGATTAGCCAAAGATGATCAGACTCTTAGAAATTTGGGAGTGACAAAAG GTGCCAAAGTCATGATAGTTGGATCAAAATTAGATGATGTATTGGCTGTGTCCATTCCAACGAAACAAGATCTCATCGATGAAGCTGTTTCTTCAGTGAGCAAGGAATCTCTTTCACAACAAAAAGTACATAGAAAAGTCTTAGATAAAGGTATTCCAGAGGATGTAATGCCAGGAATACTAGATAGCAAG GAACCTTTGCCTGAATTTCCACTTGCTGGAATGTTGAACAAATCTGGAGGAAAGGTCAGATTAACGTTTAAATTGGAACAAGATCAGCTTTGGATTGGTACGAAAGAAAGAACGGATAAAATACCTATGAATTCGATAAAAGGTATTCATAGTGAACCAATTCACGATCATCCCGAGTATCATATTATG GCGATACAATTAGGCACTACAGAAGCATCGAGGTACTGGATATATTGGGTTCCTGCACAGTACATATCTGCTATTAAAGACGCCATTCTTGGCAAGTGGTGTTACTTCTGA
- the LOC105677865 gene encoding U6 snRNA-associated Sm-like protein LSm4, whose protein sequence is MLPLTLLKTAQNHPMLVELKNGETYNGHLVSCDNWMNINLREVICTSRDGDKFWRMPECYIRGSTIKYLRIPDEVIDMVKEDIQMKSRGRGEMKGRGQSQRGRGGGRGTFGRGGRGPAPLGRGGGTQVGNKPQNKPRSK, encoded by the exons atg tTACCTCTAACTTTGTTAAAAACAGCACAAAATCACCCCATG CTGGTGGAGCTGAAAAATGGAGAAACATACAATGGTCATTTAGTTAGTTGTGACAATTGGATGAATATAAACCTTAGAGAAGTTATATGTACATCAAGA gatGGTGACAAGTTCTGGAGGATGCCAGAATGTTATATCAGAGGCAGCACAATTAAGTATCTAAGGATTCCAGATGAAGTAATAGACATGGTAAAGGAAGATATACAAATGAAATCAAGGGGACGTGGTGAAATGAAAGGTCGAGGCCAGAGTCAAAGAGGACGTGGTGGTGGAAGAG GCACCTTTGGCAGAGGAGGAAGAGGTCCAGCACCATTGGGTCGTGGAGGTGGCACACAAGTTGGAAATAAACCACAAAATAAACCAAGatctaaataa
- the LOC105677867 gene encoding ubiquitin domain-containing protein UBFD1-like isoform X1, producing MEYVDTAQNDNDSRCNSSPSPELVSNLKSIENSATNTKELTEEHDGNINKLQDTAATTLQEPSMENINFTVIYNKQKISVNFALDSTVAELKMYLQKIISVPQAMQKVMFKGLAKDDQTLRNLGVTKGAKVMIVGSKLDDVLAVSIPTKQDLIDEAVSSVSKESLSQQKVHRKVLDKGIPEDVMPGILDSKEPLPEFPLAGMLNKSGGKVRLTFKLEQDQLWIGTKERTDKIPMNSIKGIHSEPIHDHPEYHIMAIQLGTTEASRYWIYWVPAQYISAIKDAILGKWCYF from the exons ATGGAGTACGTAG aTACTGCACAAAATGACAATGATAGTCGTTGCAATTCGTCACCTTCTCCGGAACTCGTATCGAATCtgaaatctattgaaaattCAGCAACAAATACAAAGGAATTAACAGAAGAGCACGATGGAAACATTAACAAATTGCAAGATACAGCTGCGACTACCTTGCAAGAACCATCtatggaaaatataaattttacagtgATTTACAACAAACAGAAAATTAGTGTGAATTTTGCTTTAGACAGCACAGTAGCTGAGCTAAAGatgtatttacaaaaaattatctcaGTACCACAAGCAATGCAGAAAGTTATGTTTAAAGGATTAGCCAAAGATGATCAGACTCTTAGAAATTTGGGAGTGACAAAAG GTGCCAAAGTCATGATAGTTGGATCAAAATTAGATGATGTATTGGCTGTGTCCATTCCAACGAAACAAGATCTCATCGATGAAGCTGTTTCTTCAGTGAGCAAGGAATCTCTTTCACAACAAAAAGTACATAGAAAAGTCTTAGATAAAGGTATTCCAGAGGATGTAATGCCAGGAATACTAGATAGCAAG GAACCTTTGCCTGAATTTCCACTTGCTGGAATGTTGAACAAATCTGGAGGAAAGGTCAGATTAACGTTTAAATTGGAACAAGATCAGCTTTGGATTGGTACGAAAGAAAGAACGGATAAAATACCTATGAATTCGATAAAAGGTATTCATAGTGAACCAATTCACGATCATCCCGAGTATCATATTATG GCGATACAATTAGGCACTACAGAAGCATCGAGGTACTGGATATATTGGGTTCCTGCACAGTACATATCTGCTATTAAAGACGCCATTCTTGGCAAGTGGTGTTACTTCTGA